The region ATATTTCACTGAGGTTTCATGAGAGAGACACATCCgtaaataaatactgtagaCCAGGGGTGGGCCacactggtcctggagagccagtgatgtttctggttttttttttttttgttccatctgATTTTGACCTCATGAGCTTGATGCACTATTAAGAGTCTGAGCCTGATTGCTCACAATCTGATGTGAAATGCTGAGTACCGCCCAGCAAATGGTCACGTGTGTGCAATAAACCTGATTATTCATACAATGATGTAGTTATGGGTTTGGATTGGAGCAAAAGCCAGGAAGATCTCTGACACCCCAGGACCGGGTTCATCTACCCCTGCAGCAGACTGTATCAGGTAGTCCATGTTCAGAGGGGATTCCAGGTCCCAATCGCCTTGTCTCATTTGACGCATGCATGGATTTACAGAGTACTGGCAATGAAAGATTATTAGACAGTTGGCGGGTAAGGATTTTTACTGTAGCATACCGTGGTTTTGGAGGGTTCCACGGAACAGGAGACTTGatgaggaaagagaaaaaatagtttgtcatttttgttcatgCAACCTTTcttcacatttataaaaaaaatgaagtaatttAACATTAGGTGTTTCAGTTAAACATTTAACTTTCGAATCTCATTCAAAAACGTTGTTGCATGTGCTGTGCATTACTTCAGAGCACTCACTCTAGCTCATCGTAGCAAGCAGATCATTTTACCTTAGCCCTTCAAATGTCATGACAGGGAAACTCTGGACCTTGGAGTCTATGCCATGTATTCGTGAAGTCCTACCTGAGAAGGCTGGGTTCTCTGTGGCGCCCTTTCAgttggcggtggcggtggcggctgCGGCTGCGGCCGCTGACTTTTGGTGTTATTGGTCGGGTTCGGTTTTGGAGGAGCTTTGACCACCATGGGGGGCTCCCAACCATCGTCGAACTCTGGGAAATAGGGCGGAacttcatcctcatcctcatcatctGGCCATTTAGAGCTGAGACGAGCGACAGAGACATTGCTTGAGTTTATTTCTCCCAAAATTAACATTGTGACATTCGGTATGCAGAAaaaattttatatgaatatgattctctttaatatgtaatatttccATTTCCTTCAGACAGCTTGGCTGCTATATTACCATTTAGTGGATGGCTTAACACCAGAAATGCTTGCTGAAAACCCTGCAGTGTCCTTAGAACCCAGATGTGTACtggctatgtttttttttcccccaccgcTAATACAACAGCTAGTTAAGGAGCCATACATAAGCATAATGACTTAGAAGACCAGGTTGGATGTGGTGGGGGAGTCATATACCATGCAATGCATCTGATTCTCCAGTTCACTACTGTATCCATTATATATGTACAATGCTTATTCTTGCATTGGTCAAAGCTGTAGATGAAAATATGCCTACAGGACAGGCCCCATTGGCAGATACCGATTTCAACACATGCCAGGACTGTGCCCAGATGTTCCCAGCAGTGCCAGATCCAGGCTGGAATGGGTTGTCATTTTGTGGCGCGTCCCACCTGGGAATATTCCAGGCGTCGCCCAGGGACTGCCAAAGCTGGTCCTCCTCCTGGTTGGCCTCCTCGCTGAGGAGTTTGATGGTCTGGTCTGTCAGTAGAGGGGCGATGATGGAGGAGGGCAGGTCAAGGGGGGCATGTGGCACCAactgggagaaagagaaggggaagagGAGCGAGGGGAGGTTTGAGAGACCTTGGAATAGCTGTGTCAATTTTTTGGCTGCTGAAGAATCACGGTACTGAGCATTCTGTTGACTAGCCATTGGTTGATGCCTTGTGCAATGGTTCATTCAAGTTCCAGTCAAATCTGTGGCTTTGATTTAGTTGGTTAAATGTCACTCCAATGCCGGAATGAAGATTAAATACATATGGATTTCCAGAATTCACCACAGTGCTAAAAGAAATATGAGCTCTAATTGGACTCAAGCTCATGTGTAATTGAGTCAGGAGTAGTGGTCATTTATTGGATGTTACTTGAATGTACTGTCACTCCGAATGTTGATAATCTGCTGGCTGACAGGGTCTTGAGACCCATTAGGACTGTAAACTGGTTAACGCCGATTGTTCTGCCGCAATGACATGGAGCCTAATATTCTTTATCTTGATTCGTTTGACTTTGTGACACAGCAGACTAATGTGTGAAACACTTGTTTCATAATGCCATTATTAATTATCCATTATTAATGGATCTAAAGATAAAATCTTAGTCTGCGTTTTTCAGTAGAGCAcataaaatctaattaaaaagTAGATGAAAGGGCTGAATTAAATAGGAACTTACAAACTCCAGGATGGAGAAGAAGATGTGGGTGAATTCGGGAGCGCTGGGACTGCTGATCTCACCATTTAGCACCCCCTGTCACAGCAAAGAGACCGGCAGTTAAATGCGAATGTCACTGATCTTGGGGCAAGAAGCCATCTTGTGGCAAATGTTGATTCTGTGACCTTGTTCATCTTTTCATGGCCTTTGATGTGGTCATTCCTGATGTTGTGTTGGGAATCGGTAGTGTCTTGCATTGCGGCtagtatcattttttaaattgatgaaTAAGTATGTgttatttaaattatgtaaGGACTAATTTTGTGTGATGGTGTCCttaggaggaggggggggggggcaaacattacattagtttctccttttcattaaatttttatGTACATTCCACATTTGTCAGTTAAATCTGTGCCGGACATTAGACACTTACCAGCAGGTTAAATCCAAACTTAACTTTCTGTAGGCAGGTTTCAAATTCCTCTGGGGTGGGCATATCCTCAGTGACTTAAAATGAAGGAGACAGaagtaataaatacataacGAAAGAGGCATTGATTGATGCTATTCACAAATCTAATCCTCCTGAATTACATCAGTAGCCAAGACATAGCACCCCTTTGTCCTTGTTAATCGTAACAACAAGAAACCATAGCttggcattcacacacatgaacattgCCATGGCCTACAGCATTTAATGAGAAATATCTAATAAGCTCATCGTACAGCACGTTCGTTTGTATTAATATTTGTGCAGTCCTGGGACTGGTGAGTAGGTGATTTACTCTAGGGGTTGATAGCAATCCCTGCTAGGCTACTACCAGGATAGTGAAAGCAAACAGGCATGAAACATATTCATGTATCTTACCCTACTTTCTACAGTGATACATCCCATGGTCTTAAATTAATTCCTGACCGTGGCAAACTTTCTAGTGTGCACTTTCCCCAATCGATGGATGTGGATTACAAGGCAAAGTTTGAAAATGGGCGTTAGTGTACAAAAATacacttgtttttttggggaatatttttaaatgtccacctttcttcttgttcttcttcatcatcaatatcttcttctttttcttatcCTCTTTAGCCACGAGTGCTCTCACTCTGCCCATGAACAGCTCCACATCGTTCAGAACGTGGTTCAAGATGTCCTGcaggagcacacacagaaaataggGGTGAAGAAACAGGTCAATCCTCTCCCAGGACCATTATGAGTCACAGGTTGCCGGCTTAGATCTGGCAGTTGCAGtgacatttcaatttttttccgATTTTTGCGTAACGTTGTCAGATCGTAAATCTGTGTCACCGGCCAATATGTAACGATAGATGAAGTCTTTAAGtaattgtttgtctttttttcttgtatacccaattaatgtttttctttttttttgggggggggggggggggggtagtgatACTCTAAATTAGTGTTTTACATTTCCATGAGACATTGTTTTTAACTGGAGCTGGAGTCTGGAGATGTAAAATCATTTCTGAATGGTAAAAAGGAGCAggattgcatgtgtgtatgtatattatgCTTAGGAGCATGGCAGGGTGGATGTGCAGGTCAGTCGGCGTGGGCGTGCGGGCTGCGATGAGATTGGGGCCGTGATTGACAGGGCTGTGATTGACGGGGCTACTGACCACGTTCCTCTCCAGCTCCGTGTACACCCGTGGGGGGGGCTCCTCCTGGGGTTCCTCATCATACTCTGGTTCTGGTTCTTccctgggaggggggaggctggCCTCCtctggggacacacacacaactactttaagccgcgtttccaccaaaagtacccggaacttttagtcccaggaactactttacaaggaactaaaaggttccttcagcccatggttgtctgcgtttccaccgcggtctaaagtcccgcgaagattaggcaaattttcacactgacgtatgaaaaagcgacgttgtcgtcggtccatctgtcctatgatttcttctgtaaccccatactaccaccgaagtagcctacattattttctaataaccgggacagcccggaggggtttattccacttatatacaacgggctaccaacaatgactgtatatggttacttttgtatttattgatttttatcgatttaatcacctggaattgaaatattcttagCTGCTCACCTGCTATTCAGACCCATAACCTCAATCACACAAGTCTGAGAATGAAGAGTCGCTCGTAAAGTTCAACATATTATTTACGATAACACTTCAAATTTTGCGGTTATACCTGTGTAGTTAAATTGTAACTCATTTGGTAACGAGATTATTTACTGAGTAACTCTAACATAGGTAACTTGGAACAACAGTTAGCAGTAttcttaatttatatttttttaattttgtgcctAAACTTATAGGCAATATCTTCTTGATACATAAATGAACCTTGCCTGTAAATTCCACCATGTGTCTTAGTGATATAGAATGATTTCCTTTTAGCAGGAGAGATGTAACGATGCTGGCCTTGTTTCACATTGTCTAATTAGGAATACCATGCGCTGTTGCTCACTGTTACCCATTTTGGACTTACTCAGTAATAACCTCTTGTTaccaaattaattacattttaactgcACGTATAGCTGCACCTTAGccagtaaatgtatttttaattgtgtatcCTCTGTGGATCTGCCAATGTTCTGCACTCCACTCCAGCAAGCAGTGAAGAACTAAAGGCCAAACAGCATTAGCTGTATTcttagtgtatttttttaagtaaacatATGAAATGTATGAGTGTTGTCATgttccacattttaaaaagtgaatattttaagttttaaacTTCAGTGAAATTTTctgcaattattttaaacattttctaaGCACTGCCCAATGAAACAGTTCAATGAAACCTGCTTCCTTCATTATAACATACAGTAGTAGTACAAAATAGTGGAACTACCAGCAGACTGACTTGATctataatgcttttttttaccttgcCTTGCCAGACACAGGAAAActtaaagaagaaaataaaacataaaattctgGTCATTAGCTCACCATAATCTGGGTCATTCCATCTATCTGACAGGGGTGGCTCCGAGCCGTGTGAACTTCCAGAATCTGGCTGGCCGACTGCATTATTCACATGGTTCCTAGCAGAGCGGATGAAAGACGTTTATCAAGAGGGCACAAACATACCATAACCGTAACAGAACATAATGACGAgggcaggccattcagcccaacaatggtGGGCGTTTTCCTGATTGAATAGTACCTAGCGCCCAACATCTGAAACGTTCAGACGGCTCAGACAGTTTAATGATTGACCAAAAGAGATGGCCTATATCTGCGACCAACCAGCCTCCGCACCACCTGACTACAGTTACCTGGTcacacctgtgtacctgtggaCCTGACGATGTGTTAGTCACTCAAGCAAGACGATGCCAAATGAGATTGTGTTGGCCCATCCCGCATTAGACCCTGCCTGATGCTTCACTGGCAGTAAGTGTGTGGGACTTTACGTTGTGTTGTGTCCCTCCCACAGCTGTGTGAAAGTCACTCACTGCTCCACTAGCTCCTCCTGTGGGTGCACTGAACAGCAGGGAGTGTTCAATCTGTCCAGAAAGGGCCtgtgttgggtgcaggtttGGCACACTCTGACACCTTATTCAACTAATTGCTGTAACTggatcacagtaaaaaaaaaaaaaaaacgttccctTTTTTCGGATAaggttggacacccctgctgtacggaaggtcatgttttttttacaggccaCTCTTGCAAAGCATTGCAAAGTTGGTCTCCTATGCTGGGCTGCCACCCAGCTCAGTAATACActatgggtggcagtgtagtataatggatagTGAACTGGCCTTTTAACTTTGAGTCCGTGGATGTGATTACCtgctggggcactgccattgtacccctaAAAAATTAGCTTAACATGAAAAATTATCCAGTAGTACAGATTGATAGTATACCAGAATATAATAAACAAGTCACCCTGTGTACAGTAAGAGCATCTTCACAAAAGTAAATGTGGGTGTACTACAGAGTCCTATAGTTTTGACTATACCTTATATCCCCCACATCCATCATTCGGAGTCTGATAGCTCTGTCTAGGTCAGTTTTGACGAGTTCTGCCTGCAGCACAGAAAGCCAAAAgaatgagattttttaaaaactcatacACAAATTCCAAAAATACTATCCTCAAACTCCACACTTGCTCCATTTACACTGTTTGAGATTCAATGTTGGAATATAACTCTTACACACATTATCAAACCTGCCATAAGGTCAAGTTAGTCAGCGGTGTTTGTTGGTTAAGATTCAGAGGaagaaagtccaggggtcagaaagtaaatgtcctgccatgtgtttcttccactcatgaactcagctgatttcaccaatcAGCTTCACCTCCTGGCTTAAGAATTGTGCAAATTAACGCATTTTGATTGAAGCGAAATAGCGGGGGGttcttttactttctgaacctggattcaCTCCACCTCTAGGTTGGAGTGTAGCTTGGCTGGAGGTGGATGCAGTGAAAAGGTTTTGAAAGCCACCTCACCCTCACTTCCTCACACTGGAACAGGAAGATGTTGGTCATCCCTTTGGAGCGCTCCTGTACCGTGAGGGCCAGCATGGAGTTGTAGATGCACGTGTCCAACAGGGCCTTTGTCTCAGTGATGCTGGCCAGTGGAAGGGACTCGAGCTCCTCCTGAACCCCCGGAAGTGAAGGAAAGCACAAaaagaatggatggatggatgagtgTGAAAGCAGGACAAATGATTTCAGGGAGAGAGAAGACATTCTGTGAGTAGCTACAAATGTTCCATACTCTAAAAAGCTACAGTAGCTATATACCGTAATTCCCCCTgtgcaactgaaaaaaaacaaaaaacaaaacgaagatattcttatttctttttcactttttgaatGTAGGACTagagtctttaaaaaaatacacaaactattTAGAATTTCTTTTGGTGCAATCATTTACATGAAGAATCAATTTCATTGACAATCAGAAGCACATCTCATGtccaagaaatgaaaaaatctaaaaattcaaaatttatGGATAAAAAATTAGCTTTAAGCATTTAaggggaaataaatgaaaagaaaatttcTTTAAGCCATTTATCATGAAAAATACGTTTCTCTGAaatcatgttttgtttgttgatgaaaatcaacaaataaaacaatacgcTTACatccaaaaagtaaaaaaatgtaaaatcctaaatatttgttatttaggTTCAGAAACCAAAGACTATAGTATTCCATTCAAAAGTGTAAAATTTGTAAATTCTAAATCTGTTCTTTCTATGCAGATGGATCTGAAATCACCATTATTTAAGAACcatgaaaaaaactgaataaaatgtgattgatgtaatttattatttaaaatcagtttttatccatttgcaaaaacaaaagacttatatcttatgtccaaaaagtgaaaaaattcaaaattctaaatatgtatttttttttctattcagaTGGATCAGAAATCACTTTCTTAAAGAAccattatgaaataaatgaatgaaaatgcgGTTGATGTCATTCATCatgaacataatattttatatgtaaaaatattgtttgtatgtatttgcaAATATGTCTGCAGTCTTACATGcgaaaagttttttaaaaatcccaaaattttgaaaacatattatTATGAGATGGATCAGAAAATTCTTTTTAATGATATAACCgtggtgaaataaatacatgaatatgtggttaatgttaattatgaataaaaatacatttcaataaaaaccaGCAAAGAAGACTATAGTCtgatgtccaaaaagtgaaaattcctgaaaaagtgaaattgttttctatTTAGATGGATCAGAAATCACTTCAATTTAAGAACCATAGCACCATAATTGAATGAAAATGTGGTTGATGgcatttaatatgaaaaatcGGTTTTTAAGTGTTTGTAAAAATGATAAGACTATACTcttatatgcaaaaaaaaaatgtaaattctaaATGCATGCCTTTGGCAGTCAGATGGATCAGAAATCACCTTTATCAGACAACCAtcgtgaaataaatgaatgaatatgtgGTTGATTCTAGTTTTGAAGAAACTATCTCAATGAAAATCAGGAAAACAACAATGCTATATATGTCTTacgtgaaaaaaatgaaaaaaaagtccataaaaaatgtatatatagtTAATCTATTCCAATGCATCAGAAATAAACTTCATTCAACACCTGTGTGTAAATAACggaggaaaatatttttgaagccATTTATTGTGAACACATAGGACTATAATTGTTTGagcaagaaatgaaaaaatccaaaacgCATGTGAGTTTACCactacagttagggttagggttagggttacagctagggttagggttagggttagggttacagctagggttagggttagggttacagctagggttagggttagggttagggttacagctaaggttagggttagggttagggttacagctagggttagggttagggttagggttacagctagggttaaggttag is a window of Anguilla anguilla isolate fAngAng1 chromosome 13, fAngAng1.pri, whole genome shotgun sequence DNA encoding:
- the eps8l3a gene encoding epidermal growth factor receptor kinase substrate 8-like protein 3 isoform X2, whose translation is MYTSNGTHLFASSEDGESIRSSGFSLDEMSSQRSSLSRPSGKAIYLQRKGYAETMIKQPRNVQYRVEHLFTCEVDGRDVRDLEDCVEQLKVLDARGRVWGQDMVLEVQDRSLLLTDIETKEELESLPLASITETKALLDTCIYNSMLALTVQERSKGMTNIFLFQCEEVRAELVKTDLDRAIRLRMMDVGDIRNHVNNAVGQPDSGSSHGSEPPLSDRWNDPDYEEASLPPPREEPEPEYDEEPQEEPPPRVYTELERNVDILNHVLNDVELFMGRVRALVAKEDKKKKKILMMKKNKKKVTEDMPTPEEFETCLQKVKFGFNLLGVLNGEISSPSAPEFTHIFFSILEFLVPHAPLDLPSSIIAPLLTDQTIKLLSEEANQEEDQLWQSLGDAWNIPSSKWPDDEDEDEVPPYFPEFDDGWEPPMVVKAPPKPNPTNNTKSQRPQPQPPPPPPTERAPQRTQPSQSPVPWNPPKPRPNEPPARYMRVMYDFAARNRRELSIMKDDMVQVLDQSKQWWRVRNADGEEGYVPHNVLVSAAEKQVDEEPKEMNSPPTLNKRSKPEEVKAWLEYKEFSKITVRCLGVLSGSLLLGLTREELKQMCPEEGGRVFFQLQNVRNSLALANENGKIRYN
- the eps8l3a gene encoding epidermal growth factor receptor kinase substrate 8-like protein 3 isoform X1, encoding MYTSNGTHLFASSEDGESIRSSGFSLDEMSSQRSSLSRPSGKAIYLQRKGYAETMIKQPRNVQYRVEHLFTCEVDGRDVRDLEDCVEQLKVLDARGRVWGQDMVLEVQDRSLLLTDIETKEELESLPLASITETKALLDTCIYNSMLALTVQERSKGMTNIFLFQCEEVRAELVKTDLDRAIRLRMMDVGDIRNHVNNAVGQPDSGSSHGSEPPLSDRWNDPDYVVCVSPEEASLPPPREEPEPEYDEEPQEEPPPRVYTELERNVDILNHVLNDVELFMGRVRALVAKEDKKKKKILMMKKNKKKVTEDMPTPEEFETCLQKVKFGFNLLGVLNGEISSPSAPEFTHIFFSILEFLVPHAPLDLPSSIIAPLLTDQTIKLLSEEANQEEDQLWQSLGDAWNIPSSKWPDDEDEDEVPPYFPEFDDGWEPPMVVKAPPKPNPTNNTKSQRPQPQPPPPPPTERAPQRTQPSQSPVPWNPPKPRPNEPPARYMRVMYDFAARNRRELSIMKDDMVQVLDQSKQWWRVRNADGEEGYVPHNVLVSAAEKQVDEEPKEMNSPPTLNKRSKPEEVKAWLEYKEFSKITVRCLGVLSGSLLLGLTREELKQMCPEEGGRVFFQLQNVRNSLALANENGKIRYN